One Longimicrobiaceae bacterium genomic region harbors:
- a CDS encoding quinone-dependent dihydroorotate dehydrogenase — MSLYGLLRPLLFGLQAERAHHLGTAALNAALGTAAARAAARRALEVSDPALETTVFGIGFPNPVGLAAGFDKSGKSFNALGALGFGSVEIGTVTALPQPGNPPPRVFRLPADGALLNRMGFNNPGAEAVAAHLGRASIEPVLGINLGKSKVTPLEDATGDYLRSLELLEPFARYIVVNVSSPNTPGLRALQDAAPLRELLRDLRARTNETAAARRASPTPILLKIAPDLSDSQVDEVVAIAADEGIAGIVATNTTVSREGLRTPAADVEALGAGGISGAPVRRRAREVVARIHRATGGALPVIGVGGIFDADDAWEMIRAGASLVQVYTGFVYGGPGIVRSINRGLLSHLHGEGMTSISQAVGTAHGAEVR, encoded by the coding sequence ATGTCTCTCTACGGACTGCTCCGCCCGCTGCTGTTCGGCTTGCAGGCGGAGCGCGCGCACCACCTCGGCACGGCGGCGCTGAACGCGGCGCTCGGGACGGCGGCCGCGCGAGCGGCTGCGCGGCGGGCGCTGGAGGTGAGCGACCCCGCGCTGGAGACGACGGTGTTCGGCATCGGCTTCCCGAATCCGGTGGGCCTTGCCGCGGGATTCGACAAGAGCGGCAAGTCGTTCAACGCGCTGGGGGCGCTCGGGTTCGGGTCCGTGGAGATCGGGACGGTGACGGCGCTGCCGCAGCCCGGCAATCCCCCGCCCCGCGTCTTCCGTCTCCCGGCGGACGGCGCGCTGCTGAACCGCATGGGCTTCAACAACCCCGGGGCGGAAGCCGTCGCCGCGCACCTCGGCCGCGCATCCATCGAGCCCGTGCTGGGCATCAACCTGGGCAAGAGCAAAGTCACGCCGCTGGAGGACGCCACGGGCGACTACCTGCGCAGCCTGGAGCTTCTGGAGCCTTTCGCCCGCTACATCGTCGTGAACGTCAGCTCACCCAACACGCCGGGGCTGCGCGCGCTCCAGGACGCCGCACCGCTCCGCGAGCTTCTGCGCGATCTCCGCGCTCGGACGAACGAGACGGCGGCGGCGCGCCGCGCATCTCCCACCCCCATTTTGCTCAAGATCGCCCCCGACCTGTCGGACTCGCAGGTGGACGAGGTCGTCGCCATCGCGGCGGACGAGGGGATCGCGGGCATCGTCGCCACGAACACCACCGTCTCGCGCGAGGGATTGCGCACCCCCGCGGCGGACGTAGAGGCGCTGGGCGCGGGCGGGATCAGCGGCGCGCCCGTGCGGCGGCGCGCGCGGGAGGTCGTGGCGCGCATCCATCGGGCGACGGGCGGTGCGCTGCCGGTGATCGGCGTGGGCGGCATCTTCGACGCGGACGATGCGTGGGAGATGATCCGCGCCGGCGCCAGCCTGGTGCAGGTCTACACCGGCTTCGTGTACGGCGGGCCGGGCATCGTGCGCTCCATCAACCGCGGCCTGCTGTCCCATCTACACGGAGAAGGAATGACGTCCATCTCCCAGGCCGTCGGCACGGCGCACGGCGCGGAGGTTCGGTAG
- a CDS encoding dienelactone hydrolase family protein, with protein MLRAARFLRSYLRPGATAAAERDEEIVFQVEGEDRDATLFLPETRRPAPGFVVLHGLTVPGRHHTSLRRFAQSMAAAGAVVMVPDVPAWRELRIDTKAAGETIAAALRHVASLPQVRPGGVGVVGFSFGATQALITAADPSLHGVLRGVVGFGGYCDLGRSVRSMMTGEHEWNGVQERLDPDPYGRWIIVGNYLTRVPGYEHMEAVRAAAHELAVEAGRLGKYAGDADYDPLKATIRARLSPDEQRIWDSVAPPAGQGPADVDFARRLAADFAAAALDMDPGLDPRPHLPHVRARVVLAHGLEDRLVPYTESLRLFERLPPPTRPTVTITRLFAHSTHGTGMGPLAYAREGWRFLRLLDRALNAV; from the coding sequence ATGCTGCGCGCCGCACGCTTCCTCCGCAGCTACCTGCGCCCGGGCGCCACCGCCGCGGCCGAGCGCGACGAGGAGATCGTCTTCCAGGTCGAAGGCGAGGACCGCGACGCCACGCTCTTCCTGCCGGAGACGCGCCGGCCGGCGCCAGGCTTCGTGGTCCTCCACGGGCTCACGGTGCCCGGCCGCCACCACACCTCGCTGCGCCGCTTCGCGCAGTCGATGGCGGCGGCGGGCGCGGTGGTGATGGTGCCCGACGTGCCCGCGTGGCGCGAGCTGCGCATCGACACGAAGGCGGCGGGCGAGACGATCGCGGCGGCGCTGCGGCACGTCGCCTCCCTGCCGCAGGTGCGGCCGGGGGGCGTGGGCGTGGTGGGCTTCTCGTTCGGCGCCACGCAGGCGCTGATCACCGCGGCCGACCCGTCGCTGCACGGGGTGCTGCGGGGCGTGGTCGGCTTCGGGGGATACTGCGACCTGGGGCGCTCGGTGCGCAGCATGATGACGGGTGAGCACGAGTGGAACGGGGTGCAGGAGCGGCTGGACCCGGACCCGTACGGCCGCTGGATCATAGTGGGCAACTATCTCACGCGCGTGCCAGGCTACGAGCACATGGAAGCCGTCCGCGCGGCCGCGCACGAGCTGGCGGTCGAGGCCGGGCGGCTGGGCAAGTACGCGGGCGACGCGGACTACGACCCGCTCAAGGCCACCATCCGCGCCCGCCTCTCGCCAGACGAGCAGCGCATCTGGGACTCGGTCGCGCCGCCCGCCGGGCAGGGCCCCGCGGACGTGGACTTCGCGCGGCGCCTGGCCGCGGACTTCGCCGCCGCCGCGCTGGACATGGACCCCGGCCTGGACCCGCGCCCGCACCTCCCGCACGTCCGCGCGCGCGTCGTCCTGGCGCACGGGCTGGAGGACCGCCTCGTGCCCTACACGGAATCGCTGCGCCTCTTCGAGCGCCTTCCGCCCCCGACCCGTCCCACGGTGACCATCACGCGCCTCTTCGCGCACTCCACGCACGGCACCGGCATGGGCCCGCTCGCGTACGCCCGCGAGGGCTGGAGATTCCTGCGGCTGCTGGACCGGGCGCTAAACGCGGTGTGA
- a CDS encoding metalloregulator ArsR/SmtB family transcription factor, with amino-acid sequence MEVESALAHLKALANEARLKLLGLVAQRERSVGELAEIVGLKEPTVSHHLAKLAEVGLVRMRQDGNVHFYRLDGDALQQLSRDLFTPEKVVSFAGHAEADAWERKVLDVYLQDGRLMKIPDTRKKRDVVLRWLATEFEQGRRYAEREVNEVIKARHPDFATLRRELIGAKLMARESGIYWRLPDTADAAA; translated from the coding sequence ATGGAGGTGGAGAGCGCGCTGGCGCACCTGAAGGCGCTGGCGAACGAGGCGAGGCTGAAGCTGCTGGGTCTGGTCGCGCAACGGGAGCGCAGCGTGGGCGAGCTGGCCGAGATCGTGGGGCTGAAGGAGCCCACCGTCTCGCATCACCTGGCGAAGCTGGCGGAGGTGGGGCTGGTGCGGATGCGGCAGGACGGCAACGTGCACTTCTACCGGCTGGACGGCGACGCGCTCCAGCAGCTCAGCCGCGACCTCTTCACGCCCGAGAAGGTCGTCTCCTTCGCCGGCCACGCCGAGGCGGACGCATGGGAGCGCAAGGTGCTGGACGTGTATCTACAGGACGGGCGGCTGATGAAGATCCCGGATACGCGGAAGAAGCGCGATGTGGTCCTCCGCTGGCTCGCGACGGAGTTCGAGCAGGGGCGCCGCTACGCCGAGCGCGAGGTGAACGAGGTCATCAAGGCGCGCCACCCAGACTTCGCCACGCTGCGCCGCGAGCTGATCGGCGCCAAGCTCATGGCGCGGGAGAGCGGCATCTACTGGCGCCTGCCCGACACGGCGGACGCCGCCGCGTAA